In a single window of the uncultured Dysgonomonas sp. genome:
- a CDS encoding TetR/AcrR family transcriptional regulator encodes MDTKDLVFTEAFKLFSKKPYDQVTYTDLEKATGLSRGAILYHIKNKKNLFGIVVSEFILKKSSIPELSFENGDSLKNFIDRFLENSRLEKKYLKKRGIENINLSMLNLSSQAFYYCPVMTERYSEWMRSQLSTWTKIVRIAIDKGEIRNDMSADLIASLFHNVYFGLAYSGSALPNGYDLEVLETEFKTIYSFISCK; translated from the coding sequence ATGGATACTAAAGACTTAGTATTTACTGAAGCATTTAAGCTATTTTCAAAAAAACCATATGATCAGGTTACATACACTGATTTGGAGAAAGCAACAGGTTTAAGTAGAGGTGCTATTTTGTATCATATAAAAAACAAGAAGAACCTATTTGGGATAGTGGTTAGCGAATTTATTCTAAAAAAAAGTTCCATTCCAGAACTATCTTTCGAGAATGGAGATAGTCTTAAAAATTTCATAGATCGATTTTTGGAAAATTCCAGATTGGAAAAGAAGTATTTAAAAAAAAGAGGTATAGAGAATATAAATTTATCTATGCTAAATCTAAGTTCCCAGGCATTTTATTATTGTCCTGTAATGACAGAAAGATATTCGGAATGGATGAGAAGTCAATTGAGTACTTGGACGAAGATTGTCAGAATTGCTATTGATAAAGGGGAGATACGTAATGATATGAGTGCTGATCTAATAGCCTCATTATTTCATAACGTTTATTTTGGGCTTGCTTATTCGGGTAGTGCACTCCCTAATGGATATGATTTGGAAGTGCTTGAAACAGAGTTCAAGACTATATACAGTTTCATATCTTGTAAATAA
- a CDS encoding helix-turn-helix domain-containing protein: MSNDEGLKDFIQKWFEQFMGRFDRLDKFMDIMSGRHNVLNGERLLDNQDLCQMLNVSKRTLQRYRSAGELTYITIHHKIFYTEKNVEKFIRDHFRDNDNIAGVMEEKE; this comes from the coding sequence ATGAGCAATGACGAAGGATTAAAAGATTTCATACAAAAGTGGTTCGAGCAATTCATGGGACGTTTTGACCGATTGGATAAATTTATGGATATCATGAGCGGACGCCATAACGTACTAAATGGTGAACGTCTTTTAGATAATCAAGACTTGTGCCAAATGCTGAACGTAAGCAAACGGACATTACAACGTTACCGTTCGGCAGGCGAACTGACCTACATAACTATCCATCACAAGATATTTTACACAGAAAAAAACGTAGAGAAATTTATCCGCGATCATTTTAGAGATAACGATAACATAGCTGGAGTTATGGAAGAAAAAGAATAA
- a CDS encoding helix-turn-helix domain-containing protein: MKVIVIESEAYKRLVRKIDRIHSFIQKQEKENTIIQQSDPSEVWLSDQDAATILRVSKRTMQRLRSNGEITYSIRGGKVWYMLAEVKRLLPGLVVNKDKKGGNP; this comes from the coding sequence ATGAAAGTAATAGTTATAGAATCGGAAGCCTATAAAAGACTAGTACGAAAAATCGACCGGATTCATTCTTTTATACAAAAACAAGAGAAAGAAAATACTATCATACAACAATCCGATCCATCAGAGGTGTGGCTAAGTGATCAAGATGCTGCTACCATATTGCGGGTAAGTAAACGCACCATGCAGCGGTTACGCAGTAACGGAGAAATAACTTATTCAATCAGGGGAGGAAAAGTGTGGTATATGTTGGCAGAGGTCAAACGTCTATTACCGGGACTTGTGGTAAACAAGGATAAGAAAGGAGGTAACCCATGA